In Leptospira bourretii, a genomic segment contains:
- a CDS encoding 4-(cytidine 5'-diphospho)-2-C-methyl-D-erythritol kinase codes for MKSISPGKINIGLFVPYKREDGLHEIRSVFVHISLGDPMEVEINPLPEGSNSVLHLVSENHLQGYRHSKFEEVSERGDFTKNILYKSFQKLVTYLSHPVSVSIHLQKYLPPEGGIGGGSSNAGFFLKELFPLTKLSKDEQISLAKSIGADVPFFLQSSACFVSGIGEVLEPISVAKGTGILAIPPFGLSTASMYAGLQKSLQKPYGSQVWKSLAEDLIRSLQVGDWAYLQNRLENEFEKIAFQTQPLLKELRLGFFESGAVYASLSGSGSCFYGIYPSDRERDEALRIVSNRFPDMEFRTFSF; via the coding sequence TTGAAATCTATCTCACCAGGAAAGATTAACATTGGATTGTTTGTTCCTTACAAAAGAGAAGATGGGCTACACGAAATTCGGAGTGTTTTTGTTCACATTAGTTTGGGAGATCCGATGGAGGTGGAGATAAACCCTCTACCTGAAGGTTCGAACTCTGTGCTTCATCTCGTTTCCGAAAACCATCTCCAAGGATACCGCCACTCAAAGTTCGAAGAAGTTTCCGAAAGAGGCGATTTTACAAAAAACATCCTCTACAAGAGCTTTCAAAAGTTAGTCACTTACCTTTCTCACCCAGTTTCCGTCTCTATCCATTTACAAAAATATCTCCCGCCAGAAGGGGGAATTGGTGGTGGGAGTAGCAATGCCGGGTTTTTCTTAAAAGAACTCTTCCCTTTGACAAAACTTTCCAAGGACGAGCAGATTTCTTTGGCAAAGTCCATCGGTGCCGACGTCCCCTTTTTCCTTCAATCCTCTGCTTGTTTTGTGAGTGGGATTGGCGAGGTGCTAGAACCTATTTCTGTAGCCAAGGGAACAGGGATTTTGGCCATCCCTCCCTTCGGACTTTCTACCGCATCTATGTACGCAGGCCTTCAAAAAAGTTTACAAAAACCCTATGGTTCCCAAGTATGGAAATCTCTGGCAGAGGATTTAATTCGAAGTCTTCAAGTCGGGGATTGGGCATACCTGCAAAACAGGCTTGAGAACGAGTTTGAAAAAATCGCTTTTCAGACCCAACCCTTACTAAAGGAATTGAGATTAGGGTTTTTTGAGTCGGGAGCAGTCTATGCTTCTTTATCGGGTTCGGGTTCTTGCTTTTACGGCATTTATCCTTCAGATAGAGAAAGAGACGAAGCCCTTCGCATTGTCTCCAATCGATTTCCCGATATGGAATTTCGAACGTTCTCTTTTTAG
- a CDS encoding sugar phosphate nucleotidyltransferase, producing the protein MNLHNTVTAVILAAGKGTRMKSELPKVAVVLNESPLLLHVLRNIESAGIERKVVVVGYRKDIVTDIAKSFPGVEFAEQTEQLGTGHAVISAEKQLAPYTGYTIVACGDAPLISAKSFSELIELHKANGYSATVLSAKMENPTGYGRIIRSSDDGSLLRIVEEKDASPEEKAVNEVNTGTYCFNTEELFGALKQIGNDNAQKEYYLTDVIKIFRSLGKKVGAKTLANALESHGINSPDDLALAKQYIDKGLVGV; encoded by the coding sequence ATGAACCTACATAATACTGTAACTGCTGTTATTTTGGCGGCGGGGAAAGGAACTCGAATGAAGAGTGAACTTCCCAAGGTTGCGGTTGTACTGAACGAATCACCACTTTTACTTCACGTTCTTCGTAATATCGAATCCGCCGGCATCGAACGAAAAGTCGTCGTTGTTGGTTACCGCAAAGATATCGTTACCGATATCGCAAAATCATTTCCCGGTGTGGAATTTGCAGAACAAACAGAACAATTGGGAACTGGTCATGCAGTGATTTCTGCAGAGAAACAGCTAGCACCATACACTGGTTATACGATAGTCGCATGCGGAGACGCCCCACTTATTTCTGCAAAATCATTTTCCGAACTCATAGAACTTCATAAAGCTAATGGATATTCCGCAACTGTTCTTTCCGCTAAGATGGAAAACCCAACTGGTTACGGTCGTATCATTCGTTCTTCCGATGACGGTAGCCTTCTACGCATTGTAGAAGAAAAAGATGCAAGTCCCGAAGAAAAAGCGGTAAACGAAGTGAACACAGGAACATATTGTTTCAATACTGAGGAATTGTTTGGTGCACTTAAACAAATTGGCAATGACAATGCTCAGAAAGAGTATTACCTCACAGACGTGATCAAAATTTTTAGATCGTTGGGAAAAAAAGTCGGAGCAAAAACCTTGGCGAATGCTTTAGAAAGCCACGGTATTAATTCTCCTGATGATTTGGCTCTCGCAAAACAATATATAGACAAAGGGTTGGTTGGAGTATGA
- a CDS encoding ribose-phosphate pyrophosphokinase: MNPSEVVVFSGNANRPLAEEICKHLGIPNGQISVKRFSDGESSVKIEENVRGRDVFVVQSISYPANDSLMELLLIIDAARRASARRITAVIPYYGYGRQDRKVEPRVPISARMVADLIETVGPDRVLTMDLHADQIQGFFRIPVDHLYFSPVLAEYINSLNMEDLVIVSPDSGGAERARNFGKKVNGSLAIIDKRRPKANESVVMHVIGEIKDKNCLLLDDMIDTGGTIAKAATALYQNGAKSVLCCASHGVLSGEAPAKLNEGNFKQIVLSNSISIPETKKINHLKTLSIAPLFAKAIERIHNEESISSLFS; the protein is encoded by the coding sequence ATGAATCCCAGCGAAGTAGTTGTATTTTCTGGAAATGCAAATAGACCTCTTGCAGAGGAAATCTGTAAACACTTGGGCATTCCGAACGGCCAAATCTCGGTCAAAAGATTTTCTGACGGAGAAAGTTCTGTAAAAATTGAAGAAAACGTTCGTGGACGAGATGTGTTTGTGGTTCAATCCATAAGCTATCCAGCTAACGACAGTTTAATGGAGCTTTTACTCATCATTGATGCTGCAAGAAGAGCTTCTGCTCGTCGTATCACTGCAGTCATTCCTTATTATGGATATGGCCGCCAAGACAGAAAGGTAGAACCAAGGGTTCCGATTTCTGCTCGTATGGTAGCCGACTTGATTGAAACTGTTGGTCCAGATCGTGTTCTCACAATGGACTTACATGCTGACCAAATCCAAGGATTCTTTCGTATTCCTGTGGATCATTTGTATTTTTCACCTGTTCTTGCTGAGTATATCAACTCCCTCAATATGGAAGACCTCGTGATTGTTTCGCCAGACTCTGGTGGTGCAGAACGAGCTCGTAACTTTGGGAAAAAAGTAAACGGATCACTTGCCATCATTGACAAACGTAGACCAAAAGCTAACGAGTCTGTGGTGATGCATGTCATTGGTGAAATCAAAGATAAAAACTGTTTATTACTTGATGATATGATTGATACCGGTGGAACCATTGCCAAAGCAGCAACCGCATTGTATCAAAATGGAGCAAAATCGGTATTATGTTGTGCATCTCATGGAGTTCTTTCTGGAGAAGCACCAGCAAAATTAAATGAAGGAAACTTCAAACAAATTGTGCTCTCAAATTCTATCAGCATTCCGGAGACCAAAAAAATAAATCACTTGAAAACGCTCTCCATCGCCCCACTCTTTGCTAAAGCCATCGAGCGGATTCATAACGAAGAATCAATCTCTAGTCTGTTTTCATAA
- a CDS encoding 50S ribosomal protein L25/general stress protein Ctc, with protein sequence MEKISIKAQTRTSKGKGPARRMRVEGLVPANIIGNGEARSASVVEKEIQRLIDSGIRKATLIDLELDGKTERVFVKEIQRFPHTGQIRHIDFFKVTPGKKILTTVAIKTSGVAKGSKAGGQFEHLVHEIKVKSTPEDLTDVITIDVSGLDIGGMIKVSELPHPASWEILVNGDPIVASCSKTKAILAAERAEKAEADSKGKPAAKKAGKK encoded by the coding sequence ATGGAAAAAATCAGTATCAAAGCACAAACAAGAACTTCTAAGGGAAAAGGTCCTGCAAGAAGAATGCGTGTGGAAGGTTTAGTACCGGCGAACATCATCGGAAACGGTGAAGCAAGATCGGCAAGTGTTGTCGAAAAAGAAATTCAAAGACTCATCGACTCTGGAATCCGTAAGGCAACTCTCATCGACCTCGAACTCGATGGTAAAACAGAAAGAGTTTTCGTAAAAGAAATCCAAAGATTTCCACACACAGGTCAAATCCGTCATATCGACTTCTTTAAAGTAACTCCTGGTAAAAAGATCCTTACTACAGTAGCGATCAAAACATCTGGCGTGGCAAAAGGTTCTAAGGCTGGTGGTCAGTTCGAACACTTAGTTCACGAAATCAAAGTGAAGTCTACTCCAGAAGATTTAACTGACGTGATCACAATTGATGTAAGTGGTTTGGATATCGGAGGTATGATTAAAGTTTCCGAACTTCCTCACCCAGCATCTTGGGAAATCCTCGTAAATGGTGATCCGATTGTTGCTTCTTGTAGCAAAACAAAAGCGATCCTTGCTGCTGAACGTGCTGAAAAAGCGGAAGCAGATAGCAAAGGCAAACCAGCAGCGAAAAAAGCTGGAAAGAAATAA
- the pth gene encoding aminoacyl-tRNA hydrolase, which produces MKLIVGLGNPGDKYNNNRSNIGFKILDVIANNIGIEIKTKKKKSLIGRGDFEGDEVVLLKPQTFSDLSGESVLYIASFLKIQVKDIVVIHEDVGLELGQIVVTKGGENDVNPGVNSVSVSLRSPNFIRIRIGVLNSSFNPKKREEFLREDFEPLENLSLIQIINDAEAAIRSISMGDIDEVIQKYHL; this is translated from the coding sequence ATGAAGTTAATTGTAGGGCTAGGAAATCCTGGCGATAAATATAACAACAATCGATCTAACATTGGTTTTAAGATTCTCGATGTCATCGCCAACAACATTGGCATCGAAATCAAAACAAAGAAAAAGAAATCTCTCATCGGTCGTGGTGACTTTGAAGGGGACGAAGTGGTTTTACTCAAACCACAAACCTTCAGTGACCTTTCCGGTGAGTCGGTTCTCTACATTGCCTCCTTTTTAAAAATCCAGGTAAAAGACATTGTTGTCATCCACGAAGACGTAGGCCTTGAATTGGGCCAAATCGTAGTCACCAAAGGTGGAGAAAACGACGTCAACCCTGGGGTCAACTCGGTTTCTGTCTCATTACGATCCCCCAATTTTATACGAATTCGGATCGGCGTTCTTAATTCGAGCTTCAATCCTAAAAAAAGAGAAGAATTTTTACGTGAAGATTTTGAGCCATTAGAGAACCTGAGCTTGATACAGATCATCAATGACGCCGAAGCGGCGATTCGTTCCATATCCATGGGGGATATTGACGAAGTGATTCAGAAATATCACCTTTGA
- the ftsH gene encoding ATP-dependent zinc metalloprotease FtsH has product MNKNIKTVFLFLLVFLVILATVYKGQDFAGKPDEISYSDFLNMVEPIEGKKPIGKITSKDGKETSAKQQIIIDKELIEGWYIPENSKDNKPKLFKTNVAQVNDDLVTKLRKSRLSFTAKSTEENKFWSVVSGIIPWLFALGIIWFIMMRQLQASGNKAFTFGKSRAKMNVDPKVKVTFNDVAGCEEAKVELLEIIEFLKDPKKFQAIGARIPKGVLLVGPPGTGKTLLAKAVAGEAGVPFFSISGSDFVEMFVGVGASRVRDLFDQGKKNAPCIIFIDEIDAVGRLRGAGLGGGHDEREQTLNQMLVEMDGFEMNEGVIVMAATNRADVLDPALLRPGRFDRQVIVDLPDLKGREEILAVHSKKVPLVSDISLNSIARGTPGFTGADLANLINEAALLAARRNKKRVTQEELEEARDKVMMGPERKSMFISDKEKEMTAYHEAGHALLGTLLPYTEPVHKVTIIPRGRALGLTQSLPVEDRHSYRKNYCLDRIVMSMGGYIAEELIFGDPSNGSSNDIQQATNIARRMVCEWGMSEKLGTIHYGSGETSPFMGRDYGHTSKPYSEEFAAMIDQEVKRIIQTCLDKGRDLVKKNQKKLDAIAKALLAKETIDAEELTNIVQPSFDKFADSKSGLGSKKGKGSSATKPAYSA; this is encoded by the coding sequence ATGAATAAAAACATCAAAACCGTATTTCTATTTTTACTCGTATTCCTTGTCATTTTGGCAACGGTTTATAAAGGTCAGGACTTCGCCGGTAAACCCGACGAAATCAGTTATTCCGATTTTTTGAATATGGTGGAACCCATCGAAGGGAAAAAGCCAATTGGGAAAATTACCTCCAAAGACGGAAAGGAAACTTCCGCCAAACAACAAATCATCATTGATAAAGAGCTCATTGAAGGTTGGTACATTCCTGAAAATAGTAAGGATAACAAACCAAAACTCTTCAAAACAAACGTAGCACAAGTTAACGATGATTTGGTGACAAAACTTCGTAAGTCACGCCTTAGTTTTACTGCGAAATCCACAGAAGAAAATAAATTTTGGAGTGTTGTTTCCGGCATCATTCCTTGGTTATTTGCTCTTGGGATCATTTGGTTCATTATGATGCGCCAACTCCAAGCATCAGGCAACAAAGCTTTTACCTTTGGTAAGTCTCGTGCCAAGATGAATGTAGATCCAAAAGTCAAAGTGACTTTTAACGATGTGGCTGGATGTGAAGAAGCAAAAGTAGAACTTCTCGAAATCATTGAATTTTTAAAAGACCCAAAAAAATTCCAAGCCATTGGTGCAAGAATTCCTAAAGGAGTTCTACTCGTTGGTCCTCCGGGAACTGGTAAAACCTTACTGGCAAAAGCAGTTGCTGGAGAAGCAGGAGTTCCTTTCTTTTCCATTTCTGGATCTGACTTTGTCGAAATGTTTGTGGGTGTGGGAGCTTCTCGTGTCCGCGATCTTTTTGACCAAGGAAAAAAGAATGCCCCTTGTATCATCTTTATTGATGAGATTGATGCTGTCGGTCGCCTTCGTGGTGCCGGTCTCGGTGGTGGTCATGACGAAAGAGAACAAACCCTCAATCAGATGTTAGTCGAGATGGACGGATTTGAAATGAACGAAGGTGTCATCGTGATGGCGGCCACAAACCGCGCCGATGTCCTTGACCCAGCCCTCCTTCGTCCAGGTCGTTTTGACAGACAAGTGATTGTGGACCTTCCCGACCTAAAAGGCCGTGAAGAAATATTAGCCGTTCACTCCAAAAAAGTTCCTTTAGTGTCTGATATTTCTCTAAACTCGATCGCTCGTGGAACTCCTGGATTTACAGGAGCGGACCTTGCCAACCTCATCAACGAAGCAGCCCTTCTTGCCGCACGTCGTAACAAAAAACGTGTGACCCAAGAAGAATTGGAAGAAGCTCGTGATAAGGTCATGATGGGACCAGAACGTAAGTCTATGTTTATCTCTGACAAAGAGAAAGAAATGACAGCTTACCATGAAGCGGGACATGCCCTTCTTGGCACCTTACTGCCGTATACCGAACCAGTTCATAAAGTCACTATCATTCCTCGTGGACGTGCCCTTGGTCTGACTCAATCTCTTCCTGTAGAAGACAGACATTCTTATCGCAAAAACTATTGTTTGGATCGGATTGTGATGTCTATGGGTGGTTACATTGCCGAAGAACTGATCTTTGGTGATCCTTCCAATGGATCTTCTAACGACATCCAACAAGCAACCAACATTGCTCGTCGTATGGTTTGTGAATGGGGTATGTCTGAAAAACTTGGAACCATCCACTACGGATCTGGTGAAACCTCTCCTTTTATGGGAAGAGATTATGGCCATACAAGCAAACCTTACTCTGAAGAATTTGCAGCCATGATTGACCAAGAAGTCAAACGCATCATCCAAACTTGTCTCGACAAAGGTCGCGACTTGGTGAAAAAGAACCAAAAGAAATTGGATGCGATTGCGAAAGCCCTTCTTGCCAAAGAAACGATTGATGCCGAAGAACTGACAAACATTGTCCAACCTTCCTTTGATAAGTTCGCTGATTCCAAATCGGGATTAGGATCAAAAAAAGGAAAAGGCAGTTCGGCAACAAAACCAGCATATTCTGCTTAA
- a CDS encoding EVE domain-containing protein, giving the protein MKYWLFKTEPDVFSIDDLIREKLSYWEGVRNYQARNYLRDEVKLGDLVLFYHSRLDPPGIVGIAEVAKEASPDPYQFDPNHKYFDPKLKGTEPRWFGVHLKPHTKFKELIPLDTLRITKGLEKMVVTQKGSRLSIQPVTKKEFDIVVKMASK; this is encoded by the coding sequence ATGAAATATTGGCTCTTTAAAACAGAACCAGATGTATTTTCTATCGATGACCTAATACGAGAAAAACTCTCGTATTGGGAAGGTGTTAGAAACTACCAAGCCCGTAATTATCTTCGCGATGAAGTGAAGTTAGGTGACTTGGTTTTATTCTATCATAGTAGACTTGATCCACCAGGGATTGTAGGAATCGCAGAAGTTGCGAAAGAAGCAAGCCCTGACCCCTACCAATTTGATCCAAACCATAAATACTTTGATCCTAAATTAAAAGGAACAGAACCTAGATGGTTTGGAGTCCACTTAAAACCTCATACAAAGTTTAAAGAATTAATTCCTTTGGATACACTTCGTATCACGAAGGGACTCGAAAAAATGGTGGTGACTCAAAAAGGATCAAGACTATCAATCCAACCAGTGACAAAAAAAGAATTTGATATCGTAGTCAAAATGGCTTCGAAGTAA
- a CDS encoding response regulator, which translates to MNEINLACVVEDDPVHLFLTKQVITLSGMVKQTVVCQNGKDAYDMLVSRISSSETLPDLILLDLNMPIWDGWQFLDEISALSLGQKITIYIVTSSSDEEDLRRAEKYNLSNNYIVKPITLEKLKEIIYAMN; encoded by the coding sequence ATGAATGAAATCAATTTAGCCTGCGTTGTGGAGGATGATCCTGTTCATCTTTTTTTGACAAAACAAGTCATCACCCTTTCCGGTATGGTCAAACAGACTGTAGTTTGCCAAAATGGGAAAGATGCATATGACATGCTTGTCTCTCGAATTTCTAGTTCAGAAACTTTGCCTGATTTGATTTTATTAGATTTGAATATGCCGATTTGGGATGGCTGGCAGTTTTTAGATGAAATCTCTGCTCTTTCGCTTGGTCAAAAAATAACCATATATATCGTCACAAGTTCTTCTGATGAGGAAGATTTAAGAAGAGCAGAAAAATACAATCTCAGCAATAATTATATCGTTAAACCCATTACCTTAGAAAAACTAAAAGAAATCATTTACGCAATGAACTAA
- a CDS encoding PAS domain-containing sensor histidine kinase: MDLSEIDFLAKLLAQQFESKISLIVSFDKKEIHINASYGVSPDQSRDLIAFSSEILKSSNDILVIEDYHKKQNPENILLLKFDFNLAFFVGIPFFHEDGSLLGSISLFDDRVKQIDAKQIEFVREVSKRVEKILKEKSESESLQSNELILFGHSSDESPISLFGTEQAINEVKKIEKALRVSEDAFRENFDNAAIGMALLDETGRWLKVNKRVCDILGYSELEFMNLTFQDITHPEDLNADLKYLEELVTDKRKFYQMEKRYFQKSGNLVYAILAVSMVKNEDGKVLYFISQIIDITEQKLVERELKLALAKNQAILDSSTLVSIISTDTEGTITEFNHGAEKMLGYTSEELIGKFTPKIFHIESEIEERAKQLSKEYNRTFEGFEILTYHAKIGKPNTLEWTHKRKDGSTFTVLLSITAVKQNERISGYLGVAVDISELKKAEAEIQSLLDITNEQNHRLKNFTSIVSHNLRSHSFGISGMMEILQNSFPDYFQNEMMQLLFGATENLKRTIEDLTAVIKVNLAQENYEFVDIGIMVQKNIESLALQILESKLNIEVSFPNQLLVRGIPAYLDSIVLNLITNAIKYKSNDRNSYLKISSFIKEKMLAIQFKDNGQGIDLKRHGDKLFGMYKTFHENKEARGVGLFISKNQIETMGGKIEVESTVGVGTKFTVFLPYE, from the coding sequence TTGGATCTAAGCGAAATTGATTTTTTGGCCAAACTCCTGGCCCAACAATTTGAATCTAAAATTTCGCTGATTGTCTCTTTTGACAAAAAAGAGATTCATATTAATGCAAGTTATGGAGTTTCACCAGACCAATCTCGTGACTTGATTGCCTTTTCTTCCGAAATTTTGAAATCTTCAAATGACATTCTTGTGATAGAAGATTACCATAAAAAACAAAATCCAGAAAACATTCTGCTGCTCAAATTCGATTTCAACTTAGCTTTTTTTGTTGGGATTCCCTTTTTTCATGAAGATGGGTCTCTATTGGGTTCTATTTCCCTTTTTGATGATCGTGTAAAACAAATCGATGCCAAACAAATTGAGTTTGTTCGAGAAGTATCCAAAAGAGTGGAAAAAATACTCAAAGAAAAAAGTGAATCAGAATCTTTACAATCAAATGAATTAATACTATTCGGACATAGCTCAGATGAAAGTCCAATATCATTGTTTGGAACAGAACAAGCGATTAATGAAGTTAAAAAAATAGAAAAAGCGCTTCGTGTGAGTGAGGATGCCTTTCGAGAAAATTTTGACAACGCAGCCATTGGGATGGCGTTACTCGACGAAACAGGAAGATGGCTGAAAGTGAATAAGAGGGTTTGTGATATCTTGGGATATTCTGAGTTAGAATTTATGAACCTCACATTTCAAGACATCACTCACCCCGAAGATTTAAACGCAGATTTAAAATATCTAGAAGAACTAGTCACCGACAAAAGAAAGTTTTATCAAATGGAGAAACGATACTTTCAGAAAAGTGGTAACTTAGTATATGCTATTTTGGCAGTTTCCATGGTGAAAAATGAAGACGGAAAAGTTCTTTATTTTATTTCTCAAATCATCGATATCACTGAGCAAAAGTTAGTTGAAAGAGAATTAAAGTTGGCTTTAGCAAAAAATCAAGCCATTTTAGATTCAAGTACTTTGGTTTCAATTATTAGTACAGATACCGAAGGTACAATCACAGAGTTTAATCATGGTGCTGAAAAAATGTTGGGTTATACTTCGGAGGAATTAATTGGAAAGTTTACTCCAAAAATTTTTCATATTGAAAGCGAAATCGAAGAAAGAGCCAAACAACTTTCCAAGGAATACAATCGAACCTTTGAGGGATTTGAGATACTTACTTATCATGCAAAAATTGGAAAACCAAATACATTAGAATGGACGCATAAAAGAAAAGATGGATCCACGTTTACTGTACTTTTATCAATTACTGCTGTAAAACAAAATGAGAGAATATCTGGTTATCTTGGTGTCGCTGTGGATATTTCCGAACTCAAAAAAGCCGAAGCAGAAATCCAGTCCTTACTCGATATCACAAATGAACAAAACCATCGATTGAAAAACTTTACGAGTATCGTTTCTCATAACTTACGATCTCATAGTTTTGGAATTAGTGGTATGATGGAAATTCTACAAAATTCCTTTCCTGATTACTTTCAAAATGAAATGATGCAGTTATTATTTGGAGCCACAGAAAATTTAAAACGTACCATAGAAGATCTTACGGCAGTGATCAAGGTAAACTTAGCCCAAGAAAATTATGAGTTTGTCGATATCGGTATCATGGTTCAAAAAAATATCGAAAGTTTGGCCTTACAAATTTTAGAATCAAAGTTAAATATTGAAGTTAGTTTTCCGAATCAATTGTTGGTTCGAGGAATTCCTGCTTATTTAGATAGCATTGTGCTAAATTTGATTACCAATGCCATCAAGTACAAATCGAACGATCGAAATAGTTATTTGAAAATATCAAGTTTCATAAAAGAAAAAATGCTAGCGATTCAGTTTAAGGACAATGGTCAAGGGATTGATCTAAAGAGACATGGTGATAAATTATTTGGAATGTACAAAACATTCCATGAAAACAAAGAGGCCAGGGGAGTTGGATTATTTATTTCAAAAAACCAAATAGAGACCATGGGAGGAAAAATAGAGGTTGAAAGTACAGTAGGAGTTGGTACAAAATTCACTGTATTTTTACCCTATGAATGA
- a CDS encoding CAP domain-containing protein, which translates to MNYITNSNLPTTRIKTLTILMILSTFVFVCKTPEVKKAPVVEVKKPEPVEKVVEAQDPNLAFLESIEDGRELPDSDKWKVEQYDVFTEDTFPSYAPANTNIDFTKVDYPLLNAAIFYVSSKERKTLGLRPFKYSEKCEQAAFGHAQDMVTYDFYSHTSTVNGKETLRDRLDLVGITDTYSAENIINAFGIQYQGGRAVFTPAQNGGPFFSYTKAGSPIPNHTYLSLAKAVVEIWFNSPGHRKNILNPEFTYMGAGTSFYKDKKFYDIDKVKAVQVFTAKP; encoded by the coding sequence ATGAATTATATTACAAACTCAAACCTTCCAACAACACGCATTAAAACCTTAACCATTTTGATGATACTTAGCACATTTGTTTTTGTTTGCAAAACTCCAGAAGTCAAAAAGGCTCCAGTAGTTGAAGTAAAAAAGCCTGAACCAGTGGAAAAAGTGGTAGAAGCGCAAGATCCCAATTTAGCTTTTTTAGAGAGTATCGAAGATGGTAGAGAATTGCCAGATTCGGACAAATGGAAAGTAGAACAGTATGATGTTTTTACAGAAGACACTTTTCCTTCCTACGCACCTGCAAATACTAATATCGATTTTACGAAAGTCGATTATCCTCTGTTAAATGCTGCTATCTTTTATGTTTCTTCTAAAGAAAGAAAAACTCTTGGTCTTCGTCCTTTTAAATATTCGGAAAAATGTGAACAGGCTGCTTTTGGACATGCGCAAGATATGGTTACTTATGATTTTTATTCTCATACAAGCACCGTAAACGGAAAGGAAACTCTTCGCGATCGTTTGGATTTGGTGGGAATTACTGATACTTATTCTGCTGAAAACATTATCAACGCATTTGGAATCCAATACCAAGGGGGACGAGCGGTGTTTACGCCAGCTCAAAATGGAGGTCCATTCTTTAGTTATACAAAAGCAGGATCACCAATTCCCAACCATACGTATTTGAGTTTGGCAAAAGCTGTGGTTGAAATTTGGTTTAACTCACCTGGACATAGAAAAAACATCCTTAATCCAGAATTTACTTATATGGGTGCGGGAACTTCCTTTTACAAAGACAAAAAGTTCTATGATATAGATAAGGTAAAGGCTGTCCAAGTGTTCACGGCAAAACCTTAG